CACCAGAAAAGGCAATAATCAAGCCCTCACTCATACCTTGAATATTTCCATCAGTTAAAGCTTTAAGTGCAGGTCCAAGAGGAATTAAAGTAGCGATAAGCCCCATCATTGGAGCAATTCGTGAAACATTACGAATATGTTCTAACTTTTTATATGCAAAAAGTTCTAATTTTTCCATACTTAAATGTATGTCTGTGTTGTAGTGATGCAAAATAGGATATGCTCCTTTTGTGTCTAACTGCATACTATTTTTTTTACGCGATATGCCCTCATATATAAATGCACCTAGTGCTATAAACGAATAAACAAACATTAAAAGTATTAAAACTAATGTTGGTGTTAAAAACAGTTGTGACAGTGTGTACATCGTAGTATCAATCATTGTGATTTCCTTCAATAAACTATATTTTAATTAACAATAGTTATTTGAATCACATTCTAATCACATAAAAATTAATTCATCTTTAAACTGATAACGGTTATCGGTATTGATAAGATTTTTTGAAACTATATAGTATTGGAAGATAATATAAGTTAATTATTGTCGCGTATATAAGTCCAAAACCAATACTGACTGCTAATGGTTGCATCAAAGTAGATTCTCCTGATGCAAAAAATATCAAAGTGCTTAACCCTACTATTGTAGTAATAGAGGTAAGAAGAACAGGTCTTACTCTAAGAGAAGAATTTTTTAGTAACTCATCT
The DNA window shown above is from Sulfurimonas hongkongensis and carries:
- a CDS encoding MotA/TolQ/ExbB proton channel family protein; translated protein: MIDTTMYTLSQLFLTPTLVLILLMFVYSFIALGAFIYEGISRKKNSMQLDTKGAYPILHHYNTDIHLSMEKLELFAYKKLEHIRNVSRIAPMMGLIATLIPLGPALKALTDGNIQGMSEGLIIAFSGVTLGLIAASLTYWIGNVKKRWYADELHIIEIAKAS